A single region of the Podospora pseudopauciseta strain CBS 411.78 chromosome 1, whole genome shotgun sequence genome encodes:
- the CKS1 gene encoding Cyclin-dependent kinases regulatory subunit (Cell division control protein cks1) (COG:D; EggNog:ENOG503P3US) produces MATLDEMGIDTSRRNPSPRPLSDSERARLEEFIEAIHYSTRYNDNEYEYRHVQLPKAMLKAIPKDYHDQSKGTLKLLWEEEWRAMGITQSLGWEHYEVHEPEPHILLFK; encoded by the exons ATGGCGACACTAGATGAGATGGGCATTGACACCTCCCGTCGCAACCCAAGCCCACGCCCGCTGTCAGACAGCGAGCGGGCACGTCTGGAGGAGTTTATTGAGGCGATTCACTACTCTACACG CTACAATGACAACGAATACGAATACCGCCACGTGCAGCTTCCCAAGGCTATGCTCAAGGCCATTCCCAAAGACTATCATGACCAGTCCAAGGGCACTCTGAAGCTCCTGTGGGAGGAAGAATGGCGGGCGATGGGTATCACACAGAGTCTTGGGTGGGAGCACTACGAAGTACACGAGCCAGAGCCTCATATTCTCCTCTTCAAGTGA
- a CDS encoding hypothetical protein (COG:B; COG:K; EggNog:ENOG503NYMK), translated as MDNKRKAGPTGAAENDDRAAKRRKVPRPPQEYDLMKGESPESTSAYGLVFLETIRRTKDKSGRLVASYFENLLPREKNKDYYARIRMPISLKIIERKLHNQDFANMSELESYFKRMVTNAKEYYPKNSEIFEDAERVRKALSNYMTKTNPAYKLVQGYSCTAAPIPDDLQSTDFMDEDAGGGEEDVAGEDDAEGEEDEDAGEDDEEDEQDDEDDGNPRKIILKRRDSNNGVKRGSDSVRRRDRSGRAKADHEFEGVPYKGLNFQHAQEKIVEELIRKPDEDGGPHFLDFINLPPRSFKDYFAVITSPLSLKGLQKLVKGIHGRQAATGISDFKSWAAFEEKASLLWTNAHFYNEDGSEIHTLATELKQAFYDELNAAKAVVPEPPQQPKIKLKVGSGQDTPVLGAKKITIHVGGSKGSATGSPAPPTSRSSESGPIPPQASFTTAASFQLDKSMSLPSAGGSPSPSVIAPGPPSMVPRPNGHVPSPMMMNGQHGYPGSHQALQNGHLPPAPAPAPAPPPPLWDNLVRAPGRGIADSLLPSVLVRTHPTVPGDRRFRMELPADPKLAQQSVTFHLPASHSRLQLVPRLAPFEQQGRQYKLIVQINGQMVGRATPIPAPDDPLPLNAMVFDLGLTLGTNMIVVTVVASLPKGQKLENGASAEVERLTMNVHLTRVY; from the exons ATGGACAACAAACGGAAAGCGGGCCCGACGGGCGCCGCCGAGAATGACGACCGAGCTGCCAAACGACGCAAGGTCCCAAGG CCTCCACAAGAGTACGACCTGATGAAGGGCGAAAGCCCCGAGTCGACCTCCGCCTACGGCCTTGTTTTCTTGGAAACCATCCGCAGAACGAAGGACAAGAG TGGACGACTTGTGGCTAGCTACTTTgagaacctcctcccccgtgAGAAGAACAAGGACTACTATGCGCGCATTCGCATGCCCATCTCCCTGAAAATAATTGAGCGCAAACTCCACAACCAGGACTTTGCCAACATGTCTGAACTCGAAAGCTACTTCAAGCGAATGGTCACCAATGCGAAGGAGTATTATCCCAAGAATTCCGAGATTTTCGAGGACGCCGAGCGTGTCAGAAAAGCGCTGAGCAACTACATGACCAAGACGAACCCGGCCTACAAGTTGGTACAGGGCTATAGTTGCACTGCTGCGCCTATACCTGATGATTTGCAGTCGACGGATTTCATGGATGAAGACGCAGGgggtggcgaggaggacgtgGCTGGCGAAGATGATGccgaaggcgaggaagacgaggacgcgggtgaagacgacgaggaagacgaacaagacgacgaggacgacggaAACCCCAGAAAAATCATCCTGAAGCGAAGGGATTCCAACAACGGCGTTAAACGTGGGTCCGACTCGGTGCGGAGACGTGACAGAAGTGGGAGGGCCAAGGCAGACCATGAGTTCGAGGGCGTCCCGTACAAGGGACTGAACTTCCAACACGCGCAGGAGAAAATCGTGGAGGAGCTTATTCGAAAGCCAGACGAAGA CGGTGGCCCTCATTTCTTGGACTTTATCAATCTCCCACCACGCAGCTTCAAGGATTATTTTGCCGTCATTACCTCACCGTTGTCGTTAAAGGGGCTTCAAAAACTCGTCAAGGGCATTCATGGTCGACAAGCTGCCACTGGTATCAGCGACTTCAAGAGCTGGGCAGCTTTTGAGGAAAAGGCCAGCCTTCTTTGGACCAACGCTCATTTCTACAATGAGGATGGCAGTGAAATCCACACCCTAGCCACAGAGTTGAAG CAAGCCTTTTATGATGAGCTCAACGCGGCGAAGGCAGTAGTCCCGGAACCGCCTCAGCAGCCCAAGATTAAGCTCAAGGTTGGTTCGGGTCAGGATACTCCGGTACTGGGTGCCAAAAAGATCACGATCCATGTCGGCGGGTCTAAAGGCAGCGCAACAGggtcaccagcaccaccgacCAGCCGCTCTAGCGAATCCGGCCCTATTCCACCCCAGGCGTCATTTACAACCGCTGCCAGCTTCCAGCTGGACAAATCTATGAGTTTACCCTCAGCTGGAGGGTCCCCGAGCCCCTCTGTCATCGCTCCTGGGCCACCAAGTATGGTTCCACGGCCGAATGGACATGTTCCGAGtcccatgatgatgaatggGCAGCACGGTTACCCAGGGTCGCATCAAGCACTTCAAAATGGCCATCTGCCTCCTGCACCAGCACCTGCGCCTgcaccgccacctcctctGTGGGACAACTTGGTTCGCGCTCCTGGTAGAG GTATTGCCGACTCTTTGTTGCCCAGTGTTCTTGTCCGGACACATCCAACAGTTCCAGGGGACCGCCGATTTCGGATGGAACTTCCAGCGGACCCAAAGCTGGCTCAGCAGAGTGTCACTTTCCACTTGCCGGCTAGCCACAGCAGACTGCAGTTGGTTCCCCGGTTGGCGCCCTTTGAACAACAGGGACGTCAGTACAAGCTCATCGTTCAGATCAATGGACAGATGGTGGGCAGAGCCACCCCGATTCCTGCACCTGATGATCCGCTGCCACTAAACGCCATGGTGTTTGACTTGGGTTTAACTCTGGGCACGAACATGATAGTCGTTACAGTCGTGGCATCACTGCCGAAGGGTCAAAAGCTGGAAAATGGAGCGAGCGCCGAGGTAGAGAGGCTGACCATGAATGTCCACCTCACGAGAGTCTACTAG
- a CDS encoding hypothetical protein (EggNog:ENOG503P5QS; COG:G) → MPRRSAKLVSAGVDPAPRRRSTRLASRENVERKHHHHHHLEGQEEEEEEEEEEEEEEEEEEEEVGLESTGERRREGNNSWEGEEDEDPEAASVYPASSSPSERHLSPLEDEQHVSGLEPEPEIKEAQPSLALSISSSRRFLQQPRLRTAATMDDSPESPHLRGGKTPERRRTPSNPQRATPQNQTFPEGARITFAGSADSSSRRRSPSQGRRGFSDPTGKRTTGKMSTADWNAHRAAQQAILESKYHIPDRLRFKLGDLETSVKPKLSESQKKVFRNNDADPVVLNQRAEKLAIHEPLVKVHGDPQRDPADAAKDGRVLDGVRSWLEEVVEGQVRVRPCGRDVGRELLGAWAPTRLRFNFPMPQDGTETGNEWFGAVWQDLYLKASHFAEEYFGEGLGFGEEVPNGGNILDVKMIDKVWTTGGVGSTKNLVWFISQVARQDNGFEGGWDVMLSKAVQRKLVVAGVIGKILERQVFDDLLFGADEQSRAMLEASDKALEFGEGYRRTRLRSECIDMYMRNQELTPKFWEHVDQLSIQITTLLLPLLKLMDRNFNNSRVKSLWGFHQKIHDIVSEAGFLSLHMAHSKSIFRITAPFLGQAWAIDQNNVDDRVYHESSLAVARLEGMEKQKWVKENLIYESDPANYRPTYVLWEKTKQLGFWGVLWAVLGFFPSLLYKKVEKYGGFPTWDSKPGLGDTVWRSPPYLAKVQIVVWPKCERYGLMGEIDPRLKTSTEGESISTLLKSQVVYYQGRTDPRGLGAEGTPTLLEWLRYKDALWFKKWWDRFVKMGVSLLMLYLLSRFAPVLWIIPQLGLALAKLVVILILDVIIWLLTAASNVAKAVMYLLSAVWYTILGALGFKLPSLQPSEPWVIGHSGYEGTVYTQKITVPSFEGHSYTVPWFGGGGDYEKRHKELEAEKEKARERARRRARELEKEKEKELEEDAEDIEVTKVIDKIFPGPITPAPLGPNGRRMTLKRSWTRAGEEPGPEVWEEHTPGYFELLTEKAKELPVFKGDKDKAKREGVEAEVKEGEEWKKYVKPNWYGWFGGATEEELRQQEEERLAFEAAQESARREQETRKERRKIEREEAREKKLREAKAREKKELEDIQRKERELELEIARHRKDPKAPAKVRSGLKKETLKKWWQSTTGGLGVAWQPYHIDKTIYYPAIKQSFGGDQEGGPEEL, encoded by the exons ATGCCTCGACGGTCGGCCAAATTGGTTTCTGCCGGTGTTGATCCTGCACCGAGGAGAAGATCGACTAGGCTTGCGTCTAGAGAAAACGTGGAGAGgaagcatcatcatcatcatcatcttgaaGGCC aagaagaagaagaagaagaagaagaagaagaagaagaagaagaagaagaagaagaagaagaggtcggATTAGAGTCTACCGGGGAAAGAAGACGAGAAGGCAACAACagctgggaaggggaagaagacgaggaccCGGAGGCGGCCAGTGTTTACCCTGCTTCTTCATCACCCTCGGAAAGACATCTATCACCGCTTGAAGACGAACAGCACGTCTCGGGACTTGAGCCTGAACCAGAGATCAAAGAAGCACAACCCAGCCTCGCACTCTCTatatcatcatcacgacGATTCTTGCAACAACCTCGTTTGAGAACCGCCGCCACCATGGACGACTCACCCGAGTCCCCCCACCTCCGCGGAGGCAAAACCCCCGAGCGCCGCCGcaccccctcaaaccctcagCGTGCCactccccaaaaccaaacctTCCCCGAAGGAGCCAGAATCACCTTTGCAGGCTCGGCAGACAGCTCAAGCCGCCGgcgctccccctcccaaggcAGGCGTGGCTTTTCTGACCCGACTGGCAAGAGAACCACCGGCAAGATGAGCACAGCCGACTGGAACGCCCACCGGGCCGCCCAGCAGGCTATCCTTGAGAGTAAATACCACATCCCGGACCGGCTCCGGTTCAAACTCGGCGACCTCGAGACGAGCGTCAAGCCTAAGCTTTCGGAGAGCCAGAAGAAGGTGTTTCGGAACAACGACGCTGACCCGGTTGTGCTAAACCAGAGGGCGGAGAAGCTTGCTATTCATGAGCCGCTTGTCAAGGTGCATGGGGATCCGCAGCGGGACCCGGCGGATGCGGCCAAGgatgggagggtgttggatggggtgaggagttggttggaggaggttgtcgagggGCAGGTGAGGGTTCGGCCGTGCGGGAGGGatgtggggagggagttgttGGGGGCTTGGGCGCcgacgaggttgaggtttaATTTCCCTATGCCGCAGGATGGGACCGAGACGGGGAATGAGTGGTTTGGGGCTGTGTGGCAGGATTTGTACCTCAAGGCCTCGCACTTTGCGGAGGAGTACTTCGGGGAGGGgctggggtttggggaggaggtgccgAATGGGGGGAATATACTGGATGTGAAGATGATTGATAAGGTGTGGACTACGGGCGGGGTGGGGAGCACGAAGAATCTGGTTTGGTTTATTAGTCAGGTGGCTAGGCAGGATAAtgggtttgaggggggatgggatgtgATGTTATCCAAGGCGGTGCAGAGGAAGTTGGTTGTCGCGGGGGTGATTGGGAAGATTTTGGAGCGGCAGGTGTTTGATGATTTGTTGTTTGGTGCTGATGAGCAGTCGAGAGCGATGTTGGAGGCATCTGATAAGGCTTTGGAGTTCGGTGAAG GCTACCGGCGCACAAGACTTCGGTCGGAATGCATCGACATGTATATGCGTAACCAGGAGCTCACTCCCAAGTTCTGGGAGCATGTTGACCAGCTCAGCATTCAAATCACAACTTTGTTGCTCCCGCTGTTGAAGCTGATGGACCGGAACTTTAACAACAGTCGGGTCAAGTCTCTTTGGGGATTTCATCAAAAGATCCACGACATTGTCTCCGAAGCTGGGTTCTTGTCATTGCATATGGCTCACTCGAAGAGTATCTTCCGGATTACTGCCCCATTCCTGGGTCAGGCGTGGGCCATTGACCAAAACAATGTCGACGATAGAGTCTATCACGAGTCCTCACTCGCCGTTGCCCGCCTCGAAGGGATGGAGAAGCAAAAATGGGTAAAAGAGAATCTGATTTACGAGTCAGACCCAGCAAACTACCGCCCTACGTATGTGTTGTGGGAGAAGACCAAGCAGCTAGGATTCTGGGGTGTTCTTTGGGCCGTGCTCGGTTTCTTCCCCAGCTTGTTGTACAAGAAGGTGGAGAAGTACGGCGGGTTCCCAACCTGGGACTCCAAGCCCGGCCTGGGAGACACCGTCTGGAGGTCGCCGCCGTACCTGGCCAAGGTGCAGATTGTTGTCTGGCCCAAGTGCGAGAGGTACGGGCTGATGGGCGAAATCGACCCGAGGCTGAAGACGAGCACGGAGGGAGAGTCCATCTCTACGCTGCTCAAGAGTCAGGTGGTGTACTACCAGGGCCGCACTGATCCGCGCGGTCTGGGCGCCGAGGGCACTCCCACCCTTCTCGAATGGCTCCGATACAAGGACGCCCTTTGGTTCAAGAAGTGGTGGGATCGCTTCGTCAAGATGGgcgtctccctcctcatgcTGTACCTCCTGTCTCGTTTTGCGCCCGTCCTTTGGATCATCCCCCAGTTGGGTCTAGCCTTGGCTAAACTTGTGGTTATTCTCATCCTCGACGTCATCATTTGGCTCCTAACCGCGGCATCAAATGTTGCAAAGGCTGTCATGTACTTGTTGTCCGCGGTTTGGTACACCATCTTGGGGGCGCTGGGCTTCAAGCTCCCATCGTTGCAGCCGTCAGAACCCTGGGTGATTGGACACTCTGGTTACGAGGGGACAGTTTACACACAAAAGATTACGGTCCCAAGTTTCGAGGGGCATTCGTACACCGTGCCTTGGttcggcggcggaggtgacTATGAGAAGAGGCACAAGGAGCttgaggcggagaaggaaaaggctAGGGAGCGGGCTAGGCGACGAGCaagggagctggagaaggagaaggagaaggagctggaagaggaTGCGGAGGATATCGAAGTTACAAAGGTTATTGACAAGATCTTCCCCGGCCCTATCACTCCTGCTCCTCTGGGCCCCAACGGTAGGAGGATGACGCTTAAGAGGTCGTGGACTCGTGCGGGAGAAGAGCCAGGCCCggaggtttgggaggagCACACGCCTGGTTACTTTGAGCTGCTTAccgagaaggccaaggagctgCCTGTCTTTAAGGgtgacaaggacaaggccaaACGGGAAGGCGTTGAAGCGGAGGTCAAGGAAGGCGAAGAGTGGAAGAAGTACGTCAAGCCGAATTGGTATGGCTGGTTTGGCGGTGCTACCGAAGAGGAACTCCgtcaacaagaagaggagaggttggcttTCGAGGCAGCCCAAGAGTCTGCCAGACGGGAGCAGGAGACCAGGAAAGAGAGGAGAAAGATAGAGAGGGAAGAGGCTAGGGAAAAGAAGCTGAGAGAAGCCAAGGcaagggagaagaaggaactggaggatatccagaggaaggagagggagctggagttgGAGATTGCCAGACATAGAAAGGATCCCAAGGCGCCAGCCAAGGTTAGGTCGGGTTTGAAGAAGGAGACTCTCAAGAAGTGGTGGCAGTCAACGACTGGGGGCTTGGGGGTGGCTTGGCAACCCTATCATATTGATAAAACGATTTATTATCCTGCTATTAAGCAGTCGTTTGGGGGTGATCAAGAGGGGGGGCCGGAGGAGCTCTAG
- a CDS encoding hypothetical protein (EggNog:ENOG503NUTR; COG:P; COG:Q) gives MGGLVPLLKKQLTGSKILFHILFWTFHWGIFAYGWWKQAADARLAGLNTLQYSVWLSRGAGLVLSVDGMLILLPVCRTIMRFIRPKIKFIPLDENIWMHRQLAYSMLLFTIIHTAAHYVNFYNVEKTQIRPVTAVQIHYVQPGGATGHVMLLCMLLMYTTAHHRIRQQSFETFWYTHHLFIPFFLGLYTHTVGCFVRDTADAISPFAGDEYWEHCIGYLGWRWELWTGGFYLIERLYREIRAIRETKITRVVKHPYDVVEIQFNKPSFKYKAGQWLFLQVPSVSKYQWHPFTITSCPYDPYVSVHIRQVGDFTRELGNAVGAGGIHAKLYEGVDPLGMYDVALANGQKMPALRIDGPYGAPAEDVFENEIAVLIGTGIGVTPWASILKNIWHLRNGPNPPTRLRRVEFIWVCKDTSSFEWFQTLLLSLEEQSAEAARVPGSSGVEFLKIHTYLTQKLDMDTTQNIVLNSVGSSVDPLTELKARTNFGRPNFGRIFQSMSEGIQNRTYLNGLEGNMRTTVGVYFCGPSAAARDIKKAAKAASSSEVRFRFWKEHF, from the exons ATGGGCGGGCTAGTTCCACTGCTGAAGAAGCAGCTCACGGGGTCGAAGATTCTCTTTCACATCCTCTTCTGGACGTTCCATTGGGGCATCTTCGCCTATGGATG GTGGAAGCAAGCAGCTGATGCCCGTTTGGCGGGTCTCAACACGCTGCAATACTCTGTGTGGCTTTCTCGTGGTGCTGGTCTAGTATTGAGTGTGGACGGTATGCTTATTCTGCTGCCCGTCTGCAGAACTATCATGCGTTTCATCAGGCCAAAGATCAAGTTCATCCCACTCGATGAGAATATCTGGATGCACAGGCAGCTTGCCTACTCTATGCTGTTGTTCACCATCATCCACACAGCTGCCCATTACGTCAA CTTCTACAATGTCGAGAAGACCCAGATTCGTCCTGTAACCGCTGTGCAGATTCACTACGTTCAGCCCGGTGGTGCCACTGGCCACGTTATGCTTCTCTGCATGCTTCTGATGTACACAACCGCCCATCACCGCATCAGACAACAGTCTTTCGAGACCTTCTGGTACACTCACCATCTGTTCATCCCATTTTTCCTCGGTCTGTACACCCACACCGTCGGGTGCTTCGTCCGTGACACAGCCGACGCCATTTCGCCATTTGCCGGTGATGAGTACTGGGAGCACTGCATTGGTTATCTTGGCTGGAGATGGGAGCTCTGGACCGGTGGCTTCTACCTCATTGAGCGGTTGTACCGTGAGATTCGTGCCATCCGTGAGACCAAGATTACCCGTGTTGTCAAACATCCGTATG ACGTCGTGGAGATTCAGTTCAACAAGCCTTCCTTCAAGTACAAGGCTGGCCAGTGGCTCTTCCTCCAGGTTCCTTCCGTCTCCAAGTATCAGTGGCATCCGTTTACCATCACCTCCTGCCCATACGACCCCTATGTCTCTGTTCACATCAGACAGGTTGGTGACTTCACTCGCGAGCTCGGCAACGCTGTCGGCGCTGGCGGCATCCACGCCAAGCTGTATGAGGGTGTCGACCCCTTGGGAATGTACGACGTCGCTCTTGCCAACGGCCAGAAGATGCCCGCTCTCCGCATCGACGGCCCCTACGGTGCCCCCGCCGAGGACGTCTTCGAGAACGAAATCGCCGTTTTGATCGGTACCGGTATCGGTGTCACCCCCTGGGCCTCCATCCTCAAGAACATCTGGCACTTGCGCAACggccccaacccccccacccgtCTCCGCCGTGTCGAGTTCATCTGGGTCTGCAAGGACACCAGCTCCTTCGAGTGGTTCCagaccctcctcctctccctcgagGAGCAATCCGCCGAGGCTGCCCGCGTCCCCGGTTCCAGCGGCGTCGAGTTCCTCAAGATCCACACTTATCTCACCCAGAAGCTCGACATGGACACCACCCAGAACATTGTGCTTAACTCGGTCGGCAGCTCGGTTGATCCCCTGACTGAGCTCAAGGCGCGGACAAACTTTGGTCGTCCCAACTTTGGCCGCATCTTCCAGAGCATGAGCGAGGGTATCCAGAACCGGACTTATCTCAACGGCCTCGAGGGCAACATGAGGACGACGGTCGGTGTTTATTTCTGCGGTCCCTCGGCTGCTGCTCGtgacatcaagaaggcggccaaggctgccaGCAGCAGTGAGGTGCGCTTCCGGTTCTGGAAGGAGCACTTCTAA